TTACCTGGTTGTCATAGGAAATAACCCCACCCAAAAAGTAATTGGAACTACCAGCCACACTTGTGATCATTTGCCCTAATCCCCCACCTGTGCAGGATTCTGCCACACTCAGCGTTTCACCTGAAGCAAGCAGCAGCTTGCCCACCACTGAAGCCAAAGTTTCGTCGTCTGCACCGTAATAATCTAACCCCCCAATTTGTTGTAGTTGTTGTGCTACTGGCGAAATCAGCTGCTGTGCTTCTGTCTCTGACCCAGCTTTAGCTGAGATTCGCAGCTTCACTTCCCCCTGGCTAGCATAGGGAGCAACCGTTGGGTTTGGTAGGTTGAGAAAAGCAGATACCTTTTCAGCCAAGGCGGATTCAGCAATCCCCCAGAACTTTAAAGTCCGGCTGTAAATAATTTCTTTGCCAAAGCCAAGGCTTTTCAAATAGGGAACAGCTGTTTCCTGCCACATCTGCTGCATTTCAGTTGGCACGCCAGGAAAAGTAAGAATTACCAGCCCAGAACGCGGTTGCCAGATCATCCCAGGTGCCGTTCCAGCAGGATTAGGTAAAACCTCTGCCCCCTGCGGAATCAAAGCTTGCTTGCGGTTGCTGGGTGTCATTTCCCGACCTCGCTGGGCATATTTATGGGTGATATCTGCCAAGATTTCAGGGCGTTCGACCAAAGGTACGCCAAAAAAATCAGCCAGGGTTTCAGTCGTGAGGTCATCAGGTGTTGGACCAAGACCACCGGTGAAAATGAGTATTTGTGTAGAGCTTTGCGCTTGAGGTAAGCCACGCTCAAGCGCAATTTTTATCATCTGCTTCAGCCGCACTGGATTATCCCCTACCACTGTTTGGTAGTAATGAGGAATACCCAGTCTAGCCAGCTGCTGGGCTAAGAATTGGGCATTACTGTTGAGGATATCGCCCAGAAGTAACTCGGTTCCAACACAAATAATTTCAGCACTCATGGGATTTTAGATTTTAGATTTTGGATTTTGGATTGAATCTAAAATCCAACATCCAAAATGGTTATTATCGCGCCTGCTTCCAAACTTGCCAGCTGGTGTAGCTGACTAGGGAGGTTGCACCAAAGGCGTAAGCAATGCCGCTGGGTACCCCTGCGAAAGCAAGAGCCAAACTGCCAACCCATAGTGTCAAGGAATATATGAATAAAACCGCCAATCTTTGTGACAGACCAGCCTGTAATAGCCGGTGATGCAAATGACGTTTATCGGCAACAAAAGGCGATTTGCCGTGGCGTAGTCGCGCCAAAATTACTGCTGACATATCTACAATCGGCACGGCCAGAATCAAGTAAGGCAACAACACAGCAGTTACAGCGGTGCTTTTGACTAGACCAATTACACCAACACCTGCCAAAGTGAATCCCATAAAATAAGCCCCGCCATCTCCCATAAAGATTTGGGCGGGGTTAAAGTTGTAGCGCAGGAATCCTAGCGCTCCACCAGCCAATGCTGCTGCAATTAGGCCTGCTGCTGGTTGTTGCATAAACAGTGTGACGACTAGCATCACAACCGCTGCAATTCCAGATACGCCAGCAGCTAAACCATCCAGACCATCAATCCAGTTAATAGCATTTGCCATGCCTACTAGCCAGATTACCGTAATTGGCAGACTCAGCCAGCCCATTTGAACTAGCCCATCAAAAGGAACGTTGAGAAAGTCGATTTGTACACCCATCCACCATGCTACGGCGGCAACGGTTGCTTGCATGAGCAAGCGAATAAACGGGGACAGGCTAAATAGGTCGTCGGCTAAGCCAATCAGGAAGAAGGCTAAGCCACCTAGTGTGACACCCCACACTTCCCATTCTTTCTCAATCGGCAAAATCCCAAATCCCCCTGACCACCAAACAGTCAGTAGGGCGATTAAAGTGCCTACAAAGATTGAAACTCCTCCCAGGCGCACCATCGGACGTTGATGAACTTTTCGCCCACCGGGTTGATCCACGCGTCCACTTTTGATGCCAATGGTTTTAACAACCGGTGTAGTCCAGAGGACAACTACGGCAGACACCAAAAAGGCAATCAGATGATAAAGCTGATAAGGCATCTGAAATCATTAGGTTGCAGGACAAAAAACGTGCCAAGCAAAGTTTACCTGCATTTACTACCTTTCAGGCAAAAATTAGCCAAAAAATTTGAAGGGGCGAGTGAGGGGATTTTAGATTTTAGATTTTGGATTTTGGATTTTGGATTACACTCTTGCTCCCCCTGCTCCCCCAGCCTCCCCTGCTCCTCTTGCTCTCTTCTGACCCCTTCTCAAGCTAGGGCTGGTACGGGAATGGTCAAGTGCGGGTACAAGGGGAAACGATCGCACAATGCCGCTACTCGTTGCCGACAATCTTGTGCAATTGTCTCATCGTCGGGATGTAGTAAGCGATCGGCAATTATATTAGCAATTTCTGTAAATTCAGCTGTTCCCATCCCCCTTGTAGTCACTGCTGGTGAACCTAGCCGCAAGCCACTAGTGACAAATGGCGATTCTGGATCGAAAGGAACTGTATTTTTATTCGCAGTAATGTTAACACCGCTGACTAGCTGATCTGCCTGCTTACCTGTCATGCCGATGCAGCGTAAGTCAACTAGCATGAGGTGATTGTCTGTGCCATTAGAAACCAGCTTGAAGCC
This window of the Chroococcidiopsis sp. CCMEE 29 genome carries:
- a CDS encoding competence/damage-inducible protein A — its product is MSAEIICVGTELLLGDILNSNAQFLAQQLARLGIPHYYQTVVGDNPVRLKQMIKIALERGLPQAQSSTQILIFTGGLGPTPDDLTTETLADFFGVPLVERPEILADITHKYAQRGREMTPSNRKQALIPQGAEVLPNPAGTAPGMIWQPRSGLVILTFPGVPTEMQQMWQETAVPYLKSLGFGKEIIYSRTLKFWGIAESALAEKVSAFLNLPNPTVAPYASQGEVKLRISAKAGSETEAQQLISPVAQQLQQIGGLDYYGADDETLASVVGKLLLASGETLSVAESCTGGGLGQMITSVAGSSNYFLGGVISYDNQVKIALLGVNQEDVTQLGAVSARVAEQMAAGVKTHLSTTWGLSITGIAGPHGGSAAKPVGLVYIGLAGPNSEVQSFEHKFGSTRNRALIRHVSACTALDHLRRKLLSAVKN
- a CDS encoding MraY family glycosyltransferase; its protein translation is MPYQLYHLIAFLVSAVVVLWTTPVVKTIGIKSGRVDQPGGRKVHQRPMVRLGGVSIFVGTLIALLTVWWSGGFGILPIEKEWEVWGVTLGGLAFFLIGLADDLFSLSPFIRLLMQATVAAVAWWMGVQIDFLNVPFDGLVQMGWLSLPITVIWLVGMANAINWIDGLDGLAAGVSGIAAVVMLVVTLFMQQPAAGLIAAALAGGALGFLRYNFNPAQIFMGDGGAYFMGFTLAGVGVIGLVKSTAVTAVLLPYLILAVPIVDMSAVILARLRHGKSPFVADKRHLHHRLLQAGLSQRLAVLFIYSLTLWVGSLALAFAGVPSGIAYAFGATSLVSYTSWQVWKQAR